From Prosthecobacter sp., the proteins below share one genomic window:
- a CDS encoding DUF3500 domain-containing protein gives MNTLHSSLSRREMITRGAQTIAAGFLGSAYAAETKAATSETLVQQLYGSMDEAQRKALCFGWSHPRRLMVDNNWHITPQKIREVLKPDQQELVREIFDKLHSDEYKSEVWRQFDQDNKGDGGFGSASIALFGEPGTSQFEFVLTGRHCTRRCDGDSEKGAAFGGPIFYGHAAQGFNEKPDHPGNAYWYQAKRANEVFQALDGKQRETALLAESRDEDGNDTVKLTGKTSGLEGLRLADMSADQKDLVKKVIADLLKPFRKSEAEESMKYIEAGGFDNLHMAFYKNQDVGKDGVWDVWQIEGPNMVWFFRGDPHVHCWAHIRAPQGA, from the coding sequence ATGAACACGCTCCATTCTTCCCTGTCCCGTCGTGAAATGATCACCCGCGGCGCACAAACCATCGCCGCAGGCTTCCTCGGTTCCGCCTATGCCGCTGAAACCAAGGCCGCCACCTCCGAAACGCTCGTCCAGCAGCTCTACGGCAGCATGGACGAAGCCCAGCGCAAGGCTCTCTGCTTCGGCTGGAGCCATCCGCGCCGCCTCATGGTCGATAACAACTGGCACATCACCCCGCAGAAGATTCGCGAGGTGCTCAAGCCCGACCAGCAGGAGCTGGTGCGCGAGATTTTCGACAAACTCCACAGCGACGAGTACAAATCCGAGGTCTGGCGTCAGTTTGACCAGGACAACAAGGGAGACGGCGGCTTCGGCAGCGCCTCCATCGCCCTGTTTGGCGAGCCCGGCACCAGCCAGTTCGAGTTCGTCCTCACCGGCCGCCATTGCACCCGCCGTTGCGATGGTGACAGCGAAAAAGGCGCGGCCTTCGGCGGTCCGATCTTCTACGGCCATGCGGCTCAGGGTTTCAACGAAAAGCCCGACCATCCCGGCAACGCCTACTGGTACCAAGCGAAGCGTGCGAACGAGGTTTTCCAAGCGCTCGACGGCAAACAACGCGAAACAGCCCTCCTCGCCGAATCCCGCGATGAGGACGGCAACGACACCGTCAAGCTCACCGGCAAGACCTCGGGCCTCGAAGGCCTACGCCTCGCCGACATGAGCGCCGACCAGAAAGACCTCGTCAAAAAAGTCATCGCCGACCTGCTGAAGCCCTTCCGCAAATCCGAGGCCGAGGAATCTATGAAATACATCGAAGCCGGCGGTTTCGACAACCTGCACATGGCCTTCTACAAGAACCAGGATGTCGGCAAGGACGGCGTTTGGGACGTCTGGCAGATCGAAGGCCCGAACATGGTCTGGTTCTTCCGCGGCGATCCCCACGTCCACTGCTGGGCACACATCCGCGCCCCGCAGGGGGCGTAA
- a CDS encoding sulfatase: protein MKRFIPMALVCLLANSLHAKQPNILWLVGENLSHDLGCYGAKNVHTPNLDRLAQEGVRFTNVFSTNPACAPSRSAFMLGMYQTTTDTHHMRSHRTDDFKLQQGVRPLTHRLQDAGYTTANIKMIGEHSVGTGKLDLNFVNEGPTYQTDDWASLKSKQPFFSQINSHEVEYDIYDRQSAKKERVEWVGEREHVRHATPENVTPPPYYPDHRLVREEWARYLNSVSGMDVRIGWVLDQLRKDGLEDDTIVIFFADNGRLEPRGIHWCYDCGLRVPMIIRWPSHLKAGTVNDQIVSLIDVTATTLDLAGVAKPPLMQGRVLFGPNAESPRKFAFAARDRIDETVQRIRSVQDEQFHYIRTFTKGPTFASLNRYKEKCFPILPLMREMQSAGTLTGPPLALMQRSGPCEELYDTKADPHEISDLIDSPKPEHREALTRLRAALETWIVESGDRGGIQEAPEVYAPFEKEMDAWFGTPKWFKK, encoded by the coding sequence ATGAAGCGATTCATCCCCATGGCTCTGGTTTGTCTGCTGGCAAACTCCTTGCACGCGAAGCAGCCGAACATCCTCTGGCTCGTCGGCGAGAACCTCTCGCACGATCTCGGCTGCTACGGCGCGAAGAACGTCCACACGCCCAATCTCGACCGGCTGGCGCAGGAGGGTGTGCGTTTCACCAATGTGTTCTCGACGAATCCGGCCTGCGCACCGAGCCGCAGCGCTTTCATGCTGGGCATGTATCAGACCACGACGGACACGCATCACATGCGCTCGCATCGCACGGATGATTTCAAGCTGCAGCAGGGCGTGCGGCCGCTGACGCACCGCTTGCAGGACGCGGGCTACACGACGGCGAACATCAAAATGATCGGTGAGCATTCCGTGGGCACGGGGAAGCTCGATTTGAACTTTGTGAACGAAGGCCCGACCTACCAGACCGACGACTGGGCGTCGCTGAAATCCAAGCAGCCATTTTTCTCACAGATCAACTCGCACGAGGTCGAGTATGACATCTACGACCGCCAAAGCGCGAAGAAGGAACGCGTCGAGTGGGTGGGCGAACGCGAGCATGTGAGACATGCGACGCCGGAAAACGTCACGCCGCCGCCTTACTACCCGGATCATCGGCTCGTGCGGGAGGAATGGGCACGCTATTTGAACTCGGTGTCTGGCATGGATGTGCGGATCGGCTGGGTGCTCGACCAGCTTCGCAAGGACGGCCTGGAGGACGACACCATTGTCATCTTCTTCGCCGACAACGGCCGCCTGGAGCCGCGCGGCATTCATTGGTGCTACGATTGCGGCCTGCGTGTGCCGATGATCATCCGCTGGCCGTCCCACCTCAAAGCTGGTACGGTGAACGATCAAATCGTGAGCCTCATTGATGTCACGGCGACCACACTCGATCTCGCAGGCGTCGCGAAGCCGCCGTTGATGCAGGGACGCGTCTTGTTTGGCCCGAATGCGGAATCACCACGGAAATTTGCCTTCGCGGCGCGTGATCGCATTGATGAAACCGTGCAGCGCATCCGCTCGGTGCAAGACGAGCAGTTTCATTACATCCGCACGTTCACCAAGGGGCCAACGTTTGCCTCGCTGAACCGCTACAAGGAGAAATGCTTCCCCATTCTGCCGCTGATGCGTGAGATGCAGTCTGCTGGCACGCTCACCGGCCCGCCGCTCGCGCTGATGCAGCGTTCAGGACCGTGCGAGGAATTGTATGACACGAAGGCTGATCCGCATGAGATCAGTGACCTCATTGATTCGCCGAAACCGGAGCATCGCGAGGCACTGACGCGGTTGCGGGCAGCGCTGGAGACTTGGATTGTCGAATCGGGTGATCGTGGCGGTATTCAGGAGGCTCCAGAGGTGTATGCGCCGTTTGAAAAGGAGATGGATGCGTGGTTCGGCACGCCGAAGTGGTTCAAGAAGTGA
- a CDS encoding AAA family ATPase, with translation MLTSLEIENFKCFHQLKIEPLAKVNLFVGTSNAGKTAVLEAVSMLPGTGAHPIGGMNWMLFRNGASDALANDEYAKWLFNDSCLEHEIIITASRDDHPRETQTVMSLVTDPAIGSDFSLKCNPPIFVRFVPRKPSRKIGVVTTSKLSAADLARSFDRWTLRSENDDRFVGFLQSVDPRLKSLRAMEHTGQRMLYADVRLPERIALPLLGEGFNRLVQIYGAIIGEGADIVLIDEIENGLHWSALPQIWTGIREAVNKEEVQIFATTHSLECISAAAAAFKGEPKNDLAVHRLERTDSGDIRCLTMNEDELERMLERDWEVR, from the coding sequence ATGCTGACCTCCCTCGAGATCGAAAACTTCAAGTGCTTCCACCAGCTCAAAATCGAACCGCTGGCGAAGGTGAATTTGTTCGTGGGAACCAGCAATGCAGGCAAAACTGCCGTCCTGGAAGCGGTTTCAATGCTGCCAGGAACGGGTGCACACCCTATAGGAGGGATGAATTGGATGCTGTTTCGCAATGGAGCATCTGATGCACTCGCAAATGATGAGTATGCAAAATGGCTATTTAATGATTCGTGTCTTGAGCATGAGATAATCATTACGGCATCGAGAGATGATCATCCGCGTGAAACGCAGACCGTCATGTCATTGGTAACTGATCCGGCAATAGGCTCGGATTTTTCGTTGAAGTGCAATCCACCCATATTTGTGCGGTTTGTGCCCCGCAAACCGAGCCGCAAAATTGGTGTTGTGACTACAAGCAAGCTGTCCGCCGCAGATCTAGCACGAAGTTTCGATCGTTGGACTCTTCGGTCAGAGAATGATGACAGGTTTGTTGGGTTTCTCCAATCAGTGGATCCACGCTTGAAGTCTTTACGTGCTATGGAGCACACTGGCCAACGTATGCTCTACGCCGACGTTCGTCTGCCGGAGCGAATCGCGCTTCCGCTCCTTGGCGAAGGCTTCAACCGCCTCGTGCAAATCTATGGTGCCATTATTGGCGAGGGAGCCGATATCGTGCTCATCGACGAGATCGAGAATGGCCTGCATTGGAGTGCTTTGCCACAAATCTGGACGGGCATTCGCGAGGCCGTGAATAAGGAAGAAGTGCAGATTTTTGCCACCACACATAGTCTGGAATGCATCTCTGCTGCTGCTGCAGCTTTCAAAGGCGAGCCGAAGAATGATCTAGCCGTCCACCGTCTGGAGCGCACCGATTCCGGTGACATCCGCTGTCTTACCATGAATGAGGATGAACTAGAACGCATGTTAGAGCGTGACTGGGAGGTGCGGTGA
- a CDS encoding DUF3226 domain-containing protein, which produces MPVNISRPNLLLCEGKDEVSFFNAWFSELNITDVQVIAYEGKTKLAEFLGDLGKASGFGQVRRIGITRDADANAGSALESVQHAMDNASTSIRALGPQIFVLPGDDKQGALESLWLASLENEPFAPCVEEFLGCIEAKGWKPSDTFAKNDKARAQLWIATKDVPNERFGIAAWHGRKDTDKPWMQEKWVDFNHSCFAPLKAFLLRTFSPLT; this is translated from the coding sequence ATGCCTGTCAACATTTCGCGACCCAACCTGCTGCTGTGCGAGGGCAAAGATGAGGTTAGCTTTTTCAACGCTTGGTTTTCCGAACTCAACATCACCGATGTGCAGGTCATCGCCTATGAGGGAAAAACGAAACTCGCGGAGTTCCTCGGCGATCTCGGCAAAGCGAGCGGGTTTGGCCAAGTGCGGCGGATCGGCATCACCCGTGATGCCGATGCAAATGCCGGGTCAGCTTTGGAGAGTGTCCAGCATGCTATGGACAATGCCTCCACGTCCATCCGTGCTCTCGGACCGCAGATTTTCGTGCTGCCTGGCGATGACAAGCAAGGGGCTTTGGAATCCCTCTGGCTGGCCTCTCTGGAAAATGAACCTTTCGCGCCATGCGTTGAGGAATTCCTTGGCTGCATCGAAGCCAAGGGCTGGAAGCCTTCCGACACCTTTGCTAAGAACGACAAAGCCCGAGCCCAGCTCTGGATCGCGACCAAAGACGTTCCAAACGAGCGATTCGGAATCGCTGCGTGGCATGGGCGGAAAGACACGGACAAGCCGTGGATGCAAGAAAAGTGGGTGGACTTCAATCACTCATGCTTTGCCCCGTTGAAGGCGTTTCTGCTGCGCACCTTCAGTCCTTTGACTTGA
- a CDS encoding neutral/alkaline non-lysosomal ceramidase N-terminal domain-containing protein, translating into MTTRLLFCLLLVTIHVQAGDFRVGAAKVDITPKDGTPLGGYYKFRGSAGVLDPLYAKTIVVEQDGTHAVIVVLDLSGTVRPVVEAARKAIQEQCGIEGDHVMISGTHTHTGPQQPRGSLMDDITKVNSPPGVSYISALPGLIAQSVKQAKSRLVPATASAAIGKAEGISFNRRVLREGVKEAIWQPKSLTALDKPAGPVDPDVGVLVFQSGGKPVASFLNFAMHPTSVGGGVKISADYPGVFTRLVSERQGTSMISVFANGCCGNINHTDYITGKRRSTQELGTALADAADAAWPSLKTVTTFKPRIRSEQVTLTRKKFTEAQIEKAKDMAANMFTKNFGTVPMAETVCILETLDKKNVPLLGEVQVIAFSDELAIVALPGEIFVELGLAIKKASPFKHTLIAELANGSVGYVPNREAYPQGNYEVVSSRAEAGSGEKLVEVALKLLGEIKSKD; encoded by the coding sequence ATGACCACTCGACTGCTGTTCTGCCTTCTCCTTGTCACGATTCATGTTCAAGCCGGTGATTTCCGTGTCGGCGCTGCGAAGGTGGACATCACACCGAAGGACGGCACGCCGCTCGGCGGCTACTACAAGTTTCGCGGTTCCGCAGGAGTGCTCGATCCGCTCTATGCGAAGACCATCGTCGTCGAACAAGACGGCACGCATGCCGTGATCGTGGTGCTCGATCTCTCCGGCACAGTGCGGCCCGTGGTGGAGGCGGCGCGGAAGGCGATTCAGGAGCAGTGCGGCATCGAGGGTGATCATGTCATGATTTCCGGCACGCACACGCACACCGGACCGCAGCAGCCGCGTGGATCGCTCATGGATGACATCACAAAGGTGAATTCGCCGCCCGGTGTGTCCTACATCAGCGCGCTGCCGGGTCTCATCGCGCAATCGGTGAAGCAGGCGAAGTCCAGGCTGGTTCCCGCCACCGCTTCCGCCGCCATCGGCAAGGCTGAAGGCATCAGCTTCAACCGCCGCGTGCTGCGTGAAGGTGTGAAGGAGGCCATCTGGCAGCCGAAGTCGCTCACGGCGCTCGACAAGCCTGCGGGGCCGGTCGATCCTGATGTGGGCGTGCTGGTGTTTCAGTCCGGCGGCAAGCCCGTCGCGAGTTTCCTCAATTTCGCCATGCATCCGACTTCGGTCGGCGGCGGCGTGAAGATCTCGGCGGATTATCCCGGCGTGTTTACCAGACTCGTCAGCGAGCGTCAGGGCACAAGCATGATCTCCGTCTTCGCCAACGGCTGCTGCGGCAACATCAACCACACTGACTACATCACCGGCAAACGCCGCAGCACGCAGGAGCTTGGCACGGCGCTCGCCGATGCCGCCGATGCGGCGTGGCCGAGTCTGAAGACGGTCACGACGTTCAAGCCGCGCATCCGCTCCGAGCAGGTCACGCTGACGCGGAAGAAGTTCACCGAGGCACAGATCGAGAAGGCCAAGGACATGGCCGCCAACATGTTCACGAAGAACTTCGGCACGGTGCCGATGGCGGAGACCGTCTGCATTTTGGAGACCCTCGATAAGAAAAACGTGCCGCTGCTAGGCGAGGTGCAGGTGATCGCGTTCAGTGACGAACTGGCGATCGTCGCGTTGCCCGGCGAAATTTTCGTCGAACTCGGCCTCGCGATCAAAAAAGCTTCGCCGTTCAAGCACACGCTCATCGCCGAGCTGGCGAACGGCAGCGTCGGCTATGTGCCGAACCGCGAAGCCTACCCGCAGGGCAACTACGAAGTCGTCAGCTCACGCGCCGAGGCGGGCAGTGGCGAGAAGCTCGTCGAAGTGGCGCTGAAGCTTCTGGGTGAGATCAAGTCAAAGGACTGA
- a CDS encoding ABC transporter substrate-binding protein: MKLIGTTFLCGALWLALITAMHGSLNLKWFAPKAVGTTAADEKFRIGFLPVTCHLTCPVTDFINQQVEGQSSFEPVRFSGWPELKEAFLSGYTPATFILAPMAMALREQGVPIKIVYLGHRDGSAVMVHKDSQIYRMEDLRGKRIAVPNRYSNQRLLVFRALRNAGMTIKDIELVEMPPPDMPAALYSKAVDAISSGEPFMGQTEIDGYGRVLWLTKDVWPNFISCVLAVHEDFIKTDRATVQRLVDGIASSGKWIDQSMDNRMDAAKFVAKNYYNQHPRLLEFVLSKPPDRVTYTNLALRKPDFEEIEDLAREAGIIGGDVRFEDYTDASFVPEASEMKASAYEGLKGGEVPPRK, translated from the coding sequence ATGAAACTCATTGGCACCACCTTCCTCTGCGGCGCGCTCTGGCTGGCCTTGATCACCGCCATGCATGGATCGCTGAACTTGAAATGGTTCGCGCCCAAAGCCGTGGGCACGACCGCAGCGGATGAGAAGTTTCGCATCGGCTTCCTGCCGGTGACCTGCCACCTGACCTGTCCGGTGACGGATTTCATCAACCAGCAGGTCGAGGGACAGAGCAGCTTCGAGCCGGTGCGTTTCAGTGGATGGCCTGAATTGAAGGAGGCGTTTCTCTCCGGCTACACGCCCGCCACTTTCATCCTGGCACCGATGGCGATGGCGCTGCGCGAGCAGGGTGTGCCGATCAAGATCGTCTATCTCGGCCATCGCGATGGCAGTGCCGTCATGGTTCACAAAGACTCACAAATCTACCGCATGGAAGATCTGCGCGGCAAACGCATTGCGGTGCCGAACCGTTACTCGAACCAGCGCCTGCTCGTCTTCCGTGCCCTGCGCAACGCGGGCATGACGATCAAGGACATCGAGCTTGTGGAAATGCCGCCACCCGACATGCCTGCGGCACTTTACTCGAAAGCGGTGGATGCGATCTCCAGCGGCGAGCCCTTCATGGGCCAGACAGAGATCGATGGCTATGGCCGCGTGCTCTGGCTGACGAAGGATGTGTGGCCGAACTTCATCTCCTGCGTGCTCGCCGTGCATGAGGACTTCATCAAAACAGATCGGGCTACGGTGCAGCGGCTCGTCGATGGCATCGCCAGCAGTGGCAAGTGGATCGACCAAAGCATGGACAACCGCATGGACGCGGCAAAGTTTGTGGCGAAGAACTACTACAACCAGCACCCTCGCCTGCTGGAGTTCGTTTTGAGCAAGCCGCCTGACCGCGTGACCTACACGAATCTCGCGCTGCGAAAACCGGACTTTGAAGAGATCGAGGATCTGGCGCGTGAGGCTGGCATCATCGGCGGCGATGTTCGCTTTGAAGACTACACGGACGCCTCTTTTGTGCCGGAAGCCTCGGAGATGAAAGCGTCCGCCTATGAAGGCCTGAAGGGTGGCGAGGTGCCGCCGAGGAAATAG
- a CDS encoding ABC transporter ATP-binding protein — protein MIEVRDCWKSFPGKKAGEQVHVLERVNLDVHAGEFVCVVGPSGCGKSTLLNIIGGFFKETQGEVKVAGALVNGPDPRRIFVFQENGVFPWLTVEENIGFGLMSSPAAERAERVAHYIGMVGLTGFEKSYPRELSGGMRQRVEIARALAANAEVLYMDEPFGALDFITRLKMRADLIRIWQAEKKTIVFVTHDIEEAVQLADRVVVMSKRPATISEEVVVNLPRPRDLDSPGYLTARDRIFAIMGMDVHGGGVGDPK, from the coding sequence ATGATTGAAGTGCGCGACTGCTGGAAGTCCTTCCCGGGCAAGAAAGCCGGGGAGCAGGTCCATGTGTTGGAGCGTGTGAACTTGGATGTGCATGCCGGCGAGTTCGTCTGCGTCGTCGGTCCGTCCGGCTGCGGCAAATCCACGCTGCTGAACATCATCGGCGGCTTCTTCAAAGAAACGCAGGGCGAGGTGAAGGTGGCCGGTGCGCTGGTGAACGGGCCTGATCCGCGCCGCATCTTCGTCTTCCAGGAAAACGGTGTCTTTCCGTGGCTTACCGTCGAGGAAAACATCGGTTTCGGCCTCATGTCGAGTCCAGCAGCAGAGCGTGCGGAACGTGTGGCGCATTACATCGGCATGGTTGGCCTCACAGGCTTCGAGAAATCGTATCCGCGCGAACTTTCCGGCGGCATGCGGCAGCGCGTGGAGATCGCACGCGCCCTCGCAGCAAACGCCGAGGTGCTATACATGGACGAGCCCTTTGGCGCGCTCGATTTCATCACGCGCCTGAAGATGCGCGCCGATCTCATTCGCATCTGGCAGGCAGAGAAGAAGACCATCGTCTTCGTCACTCATGACATCGAGGAAGCCGTGCAACTCGCCGACCGCGTTGTCGTCATGAGCAAACGGCCCGCCACCATCAGCGAAGAAGTCGTGGTGAACCTGCCGCGCCCGCGTGATCTCGACTCCCCCGGCTACCTCACCGCCCGCGACCGCATCTTTGCCATCATGGGCATGGACGTGCATGGTGGCGGTGTCGGCGATCCGAAGTGA
- a CDS encoding ABC transporter permease → MSRFFSVLLPLITATIFLIVWHSLVRLSGSDLFPTPMEVMRGIRELIEKGLLLKYIVASLFRVSWGFLLAVLVGVPLGLVLGWFRPAFQALNPMIQILRPISPIAWIPVAILWFGIDDTAPVFLIFLASVFPITVSSMAAVQNMQLVYLRAAQNFGVKGPQLFRRVILPAALPQIITGIRIALGIAWLVVVAAEMIAVNSGLGYLIIDARNAGKRYDLVVAGMVMIGLIGLVLDLLIRQLEKFDEVKWGYGQR, encoded by the coding sequence ATGAGTCGTTTTTTCTCCGTCCTCCTGCCCCTCATCACCGCGACGATCTTCCTGATCGTCTGGCATTCCCTCGTGCGTCTTTCCGGTAGCGATCTGTTCCCCACACCCATGGAAGTCATGCGTGGCATCCGTGAGTTGATCGAAAAAGGCCTGCTGCTCAAATACATCGTCGCTTCGCTCTTCCGCGTGAGCTGGGGCTTCCTGCTGGCTGTGCTTGTTGGTGTGCCGCTCGGCCTCGTGCTGGGCTGGTTCCGACCGGCGTTTCAGGCGCTGAATCCGATGATTCAGATCCTGCGCCCGATTTCGCCCATTGCCTGGATCCCCGTGGCGATTCTATGGTTCGGCATTGATGACACCGCGCCGGTTTTTCTCATCTTCCTCGCCAGCGTGTTCCCTATCACCGTGTCTTCGATGGCAGCGGTGCAGAACATGCAACTCGTGTATCTCCGTGCCGCGCAGAACTTTGGCGTGAAGGGGCCGCAGCTCTTCCGCCGCGTCATTCTGCCCGCCGCACTGCCGCAGATCATCACCGGTATCCGCATCGCGCTCGGAATCGCGTGGCTCGTTGTCGTGGCGGCGGAAATGATCGCCGTGAACAGCGGGCTTGGTTACCTCATCATCGACGCACGCAACGCGGGCAAGCGCTACGACCTCGTGGTCGCTGGCATGGTGATGATCGGACTGATCGGGCTGGTGCTCGATCTGCTCATCCGGCAGCTTGAAAAATTCGACGAAGTGAAATGGGGCTATGGACAACGCTAA